The genomic segment TTGCCGCGGATGTACGTGACGCCGGCGCCGACGTCCGCTACGTCGAGCACAGCGCCGCCGAACTGAACGCAGCAAAGGCGCGCGTCGACAAGTTCGCCGACAAGTCCAAGGCGCCCAAGGGCGTGGCGAGTTGGCGGGTCGACGTCGAGACCAACCGCGTCGTCGTCGACGTCGTCGAAGGCCACCGTGCCGACAACGATGTCACCACCTTCCTCCGCGGTGCCCGCGCCACCGCCCCCCTGCGCGTGGACACCGTCCCGGAGGCCCCGAGCACCTTCGCCGCCGGGACCGTCGGCGGCGACCCGTACTACACCGGCAACGTCCGCTGCTCCATCGGCTTCTCCGTGCACGGCGGCTTCGTCACCGCCGGGCACTGCGGCAAGGCGGGCGCGGGGGTGCGCGGCTGGGACGGGTCCAACATCGGTTCGTTCCAGGGCTCCTCGTTCCCCGACAACGACTACGCGTGGGTGTCCGTCGGCAACGGCTGGTGGACCGTGCCCGTCGTGCTCGGCTGGGGCACCATCCCCGACCGGCTCGTCAAGGGATCGGCGGAGGCACCCGTCGGTACCTCGATCTGCCGCTCCGGCTCCACCACGAAGTGGCACTGCGGGAATCTTCTCGCCAAGAACGAGACCGTCAACTACTCGGGCGGCGCCGTCGTCCACCAGCTGACCAAGACAAGTGTCTGCGCCGAGGGCGGTGACTCGGGCGGCTCGTTCATCAGCGGCGACCAGGCCCAGGGCGTGACGTCCGGCGGCTGGGGCAACTGCAGCAGCGGTGGCGAGACGTGGTTCCAGCCGGTGAACGAGATCCTTCAGCGGTACGGGCTGCGGCTGCACACCGCGTGACGTCGTGAGCGGTGCGCCCGGCTCCGGCAACTGCCGGGCGCATTGTGCCCGTTACCGCGCGGGGCGGACCGACAACCTGTGCCGGAACTCGTCACGCGGGTCGTACTCGGCCTTCACCCGTTGCAGCCGCGGGTAGTTGTCCTTGTAGTAGAGCGTGTACCAGGGCACGCCCGACGTGTTCTGCTCCGGGTCGGCGAGGTCCGCGTCCGGGTAGTTGATGAACGCGCCGTCGCTGACCGCGCCCGGCACGGGGACGCCGCCGCTGTCGGCGTACAGGCCCCGGTACAGCGAACGCACCCACGCGGTCTCGCGCTTCCCGTCCTGCGTCTCCGCGTCCCAGCCCGCCATGTAGACGGCCTTCAGGATCGAGTCGCGCTGCGCGACGGCGGTGGCGTCGGGCGCGACCTTACGGGCTGCGCCGCCGTACGCGACGAGCCACAGCGTGCCGCTGATGCGCGCGGCGGGATCGTCGGACGGCCTGAGGTGTTCGTGCAGTACGTCGAGTTGCCGGTCCGTGTAGGTCTTCCGCAGGTACGCGCTCTTGACCTTGAACGGCGATGACCTGGTGTCCGTGATGGACGTCAGCGCGTTCAGCCACGACAGCGGCGGCCTGCGGATCGCGGGCTCGGCGCCCACGCCGCGCCCGACCGCGGCGATGTAGTCGTCCACGAGCCGCCGCGCGCCCGGCACAGCGGCGTCGATCACACCGGCCAGGACGGCGCCGGAACCCGCAGCCTGGGTGGTGTTGACCATCAGCACGCTGAACAGGTTCGCGTACGGCGAGTCCGGGTCGCTGTTGCCCTCGCACCACTGCCCGTGGTTGCGCACGAGGGTCTTGAAGTCCCGCGTGTCGAGGTCCTTCCAGCTCCAGCCGGCCCGGAAGGCGAGGAAGGAGGCGGGGGCCTTGGGCAGCAGCTCGGTCGGGTCCTCGCCCCGCGCACCCGGGCTGCGGAACCAATACCGCGTCACGACGCCGAAGTTGCCGCCGCCCGCGCCGGTGTGTGCCCACCACAGGTCGTGGTGCGGGTCGTCCGGGTCGCGCTTCGCGATGACCGCTCGCGCGGTGCCGTCCTTGTCGACGACGACGACTTCGAGTGCGTACAGGTGGTCGACGGAGACGCCGTCGCGCCGCGACATCACGCCGTAGCCACCGCCGACGACGTGCCCGCCGATGCCGACCTCGGCGGTCGCGCCCGCGGGGATGGTCACGCCCCAGCCGATGAACAGCTCCCGGTATACCTCGGCGAGTTGCGCGCCGGGCTCCACGCAGAAGGCCCGCCGCTCGGCGTCGTACGAGATCTCGCGCATCGGCGACATGTCGATGACGGCCTTGATGTCCGGGTGGTCCACGAAGTCCTCGAAACAGTGCCCGCCACTGCGTACGGCGATGCGCCTCCCCTCGCGCACGGCGCGCTGCACGGCGTCGACGACCTCGGCGGTGGAGTGGACGACACGGAAGTAGTCGGGTTTGCCGACGAAGCGGGCGTTGCAGCCGCGTTGGGTGAGGGAGAGGTAGCGGGGGTCTTCGGGGCCGATGGGGGTGGTGGGGGTAGTAGGTGCCCCGGTGCTCGGGGTCGACCTCCCGTCGACGGCTCCGGCCGTTCCGGCGGCGCCCACCGCCATGGCCGCGCCCCCGGCCGCGGTGGCCGCGAGCACGTGCCTGCGACTCGGGACGGCTGAGGAGGGCGTGACTCTCTCTGGGTTCTCCGGCTCTGTCATGCGTTGTCCCCCGTCGGGTGAGTGACGTGCGGCGCGTGAGGCGCGATCGACCCCACCACCATCACCGCGGGTGTGACCCCCGTCATCCACCGTTCGTCCAAGGGACGCGTGCTCTCCAGGGTGCAGACGGACCCCTTAGGGGTGGGCCCGTAGATGGAGCGGTTTCCGGCCACGAAGTGAGTACGCGCACTCATGTGGACGCGGGGGCTCGCTCGGAGACTTGGCGCATGAGTCGAAGACATGCCGCAAGGCCCACGTTCGCGTTGACGGCGCTCGCCGCGCTGGCACTCGTCGCCTGCGGCACCGAGAAGTCAGGTGCCGAGAGTCCGCAGGACAAGTCCGCCGATGCCGCCGGGGTTCGGAGCGGTGCGGCGTTCACGGACATGATGAGGAAGGTCGCCCGGTCGTGCCCGGACAGTACGTCATCCGAGCGGCCGCCGACCGGTCCGGCGCGAACGGTGCCGTCCGGCCCGGCGGAGACGTCGCCCTCCGATACGCCGAAGACACCGCCCACCGACGCGATCGAGCCCGCCCTCCCCACGGCGGGGCCGGAGGTGGAGCTGAACGCCCGTGACTGGTGCGCGAGCGCCCTGCACGAGGAGCGGATAACCCAGGCGCTGTGGGATCTGGCGGACCCCACCCCCGCGAAGGTCAGGACGATCCTGCACGACCTCGGCTACATCGACGAGCGCATCCACGACCTCAGGCGGTCCGGCACGACCACGCGCTTCTCCCTCGACCTGCGCGACCGAGGCGGACAGCTCTGCCTGGACGGTACGGCGGCCGGCGAGAAGACCGTCGTCGACAAGTGCGGGGCGCCGTCCGGGACCTGACCCCGGAACTGACTCCGGAACCCGAGGGGGACGTCGACGGTCAGAGCACCGTCGCGTGGATGCGGGCGATGGCCCGCAGCACCTCGTCGCGGTTCTTCGCCTGCTGCATCCACGCGGGCAGCCGGGCCACCACGGTCATCTTGCGACCGTGGTCGTCCCAGGGAATCCCTTCACGCAACGACGCCCGCACGAACCGCTTGAGCAGGTCCAGGTGCTCCAGGTTGTACGCCCACACCCAGCCGTGCCGGGTCTCGGTCTGGAGCCACAGGCGGGCCCCGAAGAAGGGATCCCCGGCCGATCCATGGGGGTCTCGACGGAAGGTCATGCCTCCCCGGCGCGATTCCTTGGCCGTACCGCAGCCGCGACAGATGAGACGCCTCGGCACGTAGACGCCCGGGGTGCGCTCTCCCGGAGGGCCGGGAGCCGGTGCGACGTGTGCGGCTTCGTCGCAGTCGGGGCAGCGCACGAGGACGGAGTCCAGGAAGTCGAGCCGCGTGCGGCGCGGGTCCCGGAAGCGGTGGGGGTGGGTCGCGGTCCGGTTCGTCGGGCATATCGGGCTCATGGGATCAGTATGATCCAGCGGTTGGGGCGCTACGACGACACGTGGCGTACGGCCGGCGCGACCTCAGCGCCTGCGGTCCGCGATCGTGCGGAGCGCCGCACGCGCTTCCTCGGTCGCGAGGCCCCTCGTCCGGCAGTACGTGAGGACGTGCGCGTCGGCCTCCTCCGTGTCCAGCGCCGCGAGGCCGCGCAGTGCGGTGCCGCGCAGGCGGGAGGCGTGGGCGGCGGTGAGCAGTGCTGCCAGGGGAGCGGCGCAGGCGGGGGAGCGGCGGGTGGCCAGGGCCTCGGTCGCCGCCAGGTGGATGTCCTCGGTCTCCGGTGAGGTGGCGAGCGCCACCAGTGCCGTCACCGCCTCGGCTCCCGGGCACTCGGCGAGTGCCTGGACCAGTTCCTGCCCCACGTCCCGCCGGAACCGCCCCGCCAACGCGGCGAGGACGTGCACCGCCGGGGCGCCCATGCGGCCCAACGCCCGTACCGCGCCCCGCGCGACATCACTGCTCGCGTCCGTCGACGCGGCCTCTCCGAGGGCGTCGGCCGCCTCCCGTACGGGGAACCGGGCCAGGCTCTGCACCGCCTGCACCCGTACCGGCTCCGACGGGTCGCGGGCAGCGGCCAGCAGCACCGGCAGCGAAGCGTCCGCGCCGATCAGGCCCACCGCGTGCACCGCCCGCGCGCGCAGCGTGCCCGGCTCCTCGCCGTCGCCAGCGAGGGTCCCGAGACGGGTGGCGGCGGGTTCGTGCCGCAGGGCGCCCAGCGCGTCCGCGGCGGCCGACCGTACGTCCCGGGGGTTCTCCGCGTCGAGTGCCTCCAGGAGCAGTGGCGCCGCGTCCGCGCACTCCAGCAGGCCCAGCGCGACGGCCGCGCCCCGGCGTCGGGACCGGGCTCCCGGGGAGTCGTCCGCCAGCAGTGCCAGCAACTCCCGTACGGGCGGCGCGGACAGCCCCGACAGGGCCTGCGCGACCGTGTCGCCTGTCCTGTCGTCGGCCAGGGAGGCGAGCAGCGCGTCGGTCGCCGCGCTGCCTCCGAGCGCGCCGAGCGCCGATGCCGCCGCTCTGCGCACCATCGGTACGGACTTCTCGCCGAGCAGTGCGATCAGGTTCCGTACGTCCCGGCCGTCCTGTCCCGCACCGAAGAGTTCGGGGCGTTCCTGGATCAGCGCACAGACCGTGACGGCGGCGCTGTCCGGGGTACGGTCCTCGGGCGGGTGCCACGGCGCGGCGTCGCGGAGGTGGCTCCGCAACAGCTCCCGGCCGTAGTCGGTCCTGGCCAGGAGCGCGGCCGCGGGGCGCGCGGTGGCCGCGTCCGGGTCACGCAGCGCGCGCATCAGCATGAACTCGGCGTCCTGGCCCGCCGGTGGCGGCCAGCACTCCTCGGGGAGTTGCGTGAGTGCCCGGACCGCCCCCTTCCGCAGGCGCGGTGAGCTGCCTTCCGACTCCGCCAGGTACAAGAGGGCCGGTGCGGTACGAGGGTCACGCATCGCCCCCAGCGTCTCCACGGTGTGCATCTCGTCGCGGGGCAGCAGGGCCCAGAGCGCGGCCAGCAGTGCGGGCACGGCCTCCGGCGGGCGCAGCCGGGCCACTGCTTCGACGACCACCCGGAACGGCCGCGGATCGCCGAGCCGGTGGACGAGTTCGCGGACCGCCTCGGGCCCGCCGATCGCGCCGAGGTCCTCGTACACGCGGGCCGCCCGCGCCCCGTCGCCGGGCAGTCCTCGCTGTACTTGCCTGAGAATCCCGGGCAGGGCGCGGCGGTCCCGCAGCTCCGCGAGGGTGGACAGCGCGTGCAGGTGCAGCCGTTCCGGATAGGCGGTCGGTCGGCTCACGCAGTCGTAGAGGGCGTCGGCCGCCTCCCGGCCACCGATGTCCCTCAGCAGGTCGACGGCCCACACGTGGTACGGGGAGGGGCCGGACCGCATGACCTCGGCCAGGCCCGCGACGTCGCCCTCCAGCCGCATCCGCACGATGTCCGGCTCCACGTCAGGCCTCCCGGCGCGGGTCCTCGTCCGCCATCGCCACGTACAACGGTGTGCCCACGACGATGTCGACCTGTCGTCCGTCCCGCCCGGTCGCCGTGCCGTGCAGCAGCCGCCGTGCGAGGAACTCACCGTAGATCGGCGGCTCCTTCAACGTCTCCGCGAATTGCAGGACCTGGTGTGCCGCGTCCTCCCCGTGCGCGCTCTCCGGCGCGTCTTCCAGGAGCCTGAACAGTGACGGCAGCATCGAGTAGGAGCGCTGGATCGTCTCGGGCGCGGTGCGTTGCCCCAGCAGGTGGTGCGCCGAGCCGATCAGGGCGATGACGGTGTCGCCGTCGCGTCCCGTCATGAACGTCGGCCCGTCGGGCGCCCCGAACCCGGCGATCCGCAGCTCCAGGTCGCCCCGGAACCAGGGCCTCGGCTCCGTCATCCAGCTGACGTCGAACTCCCGCTCCAGGTAAGCCTCGACGATGTCCAGCCGGTCGTACGTTGTCACGTCGGCACGCGGCGACTGAACGGCGACGCTGAGCACCTTGAGGTCGACCTTCGCCTCAACGGCGAGCCGCTTCAGCAGCTTCGGCGGGATCTGCTCGTACAGCATGTCCAGCTTGGTGCCGGAGACGTAGAGGTAATAGCGCACGTGGTGTCAGGGGGGTTCCGGTTGCAGGGAGGCGGTCCTGAAGTTCGGGGCGACGGTGAAGTGCGGACCTGTGTCCGCAGCATCGCATATTTCTGGGAAGAGGACCCCGGCAAGGAAGTGGTGCGAGTTCGGGGCGTCGCTCGCGTCACCCCTTCTTGTTGCGGTCGAACCAGATCGTGGCGGCGGTCGGGACCAGGCCCGCCCAGAACAGCGCCTGGGGCACGGCCCGTTCGGTCCACGGGATCTCCGCCATGAGGAGCGTGCAGAGCATCGTCCAGGCGGCTTGGGCGAGGACGACGCGGGGCCACACGCGGCGGCGGATCAGGGAGCGGATGTTGATGCGGACGCCGGCGCGCAGCCGCCGGTACCTGAGCAGGGCGCCGACCGCCCAGAGCGCGGACATCGGGACGAGGAACCAGAGGCGCTGGCCGAGCGAGACCGGTAGGTCGCGGGGGGTCTCGCCGTCGGTGGGGAAGAGGTCGAGGCCGGAGGCCGCGATGACGGCGAGGCAGAGCAGGGCGATCCAGCGGATGCCGCGCAGCATGCGGTACGACGCGTCGTCGAGGCCGTCCTGCATCGGACGGGAGTCCGGGGCCGCGGCCAGCGCGTCCGCGTACAGCGTGGCGGCCTCGCGGGGCTTCACGCCGGGCGCGGACGCGGCCTTGCGGGTCTGGCGGGCGACGGCGTACGGATGGTTCGGGTCGAGGCGGAGGATCGCGTGGTCCAGTTGGTCGGCGACCGTGCTGTTGCCGGCCAGGTCGGCGATCTGCCAGGCGACTTCGTGCGCGTACACCTCTTCGGGACCGAGGCGCAGCGCCTCCATGGCGATGTCGCCCGCCTCCTGGAGGGGGGCCTGCATCTGTTCGGCGGTGATCTGGCCGCCGCCCGCCTGGCCGATGCGGACGAGGCGGATGCGCCAGACGACGTCGGCGAGCAGGGCGTACGCGTACCAGTAGTCGGGCGCGAGGCGTATCGCTTCGCGCAGTACGCCCTCCGACTCCTGCCAGCGCGTGCCGCCGATGCCACGCAGGGCGTGCGAGCGCATGATGAGGCCGCCGACGTCCTCGGGGTCGATGGCGAGGGCGCGGTCGGTCGCTGTCAGGGCCTTCGCGTGCTGCTCGGAACGGACGAAGCAGAGGGCGAGTTTGGTCCAGGCCCGGATGTCGTCCGGGTCCTCGACGAGGCGCTGACCGAGCAGCGCCTCGGCCTCGTCGTACCGCTTGAGCTCGATGAGCCCGTCGGCCCGCTCCACGGCGGGGTGCACAGTGCCAGTGCTCACAGCTTCCGCTTCTTCTTGAGGTAGGTGACCAGGTCGTCGTACATGCCGCCCTCGTTGGCGAACATCGCCACGTTGCGGGCGGAGGCGAACCACGGGTCGCTGGAGGGCGAGATGGTGGCGGCCGCTTCCGTCAGGTCCCGCATGCCGATCATGCGGACGGTGCCGGTGCGCGCGGAGTCGAGCAGGGCGCGCTCGGCGGCCGCCTCGCAGAGGTGGGCGAGGTCGGCGCCGGACAGGCCGTCGGTGGCCTTCGTGAGTTTCCGCAGGTCGATGTTTGCGACGGGGCGGTCGCGGAGGTGGTAGCGGAGGATGGCCTCGCGGGCGGGGGCGTCGGGCGGCAGGACGAGGATCGTGCGGTCCAGGCGGCCGGGGCGGCGCAGCGCGTTGTCCACGTCCCAGGGGACATTGGTGGCGGCCAGTACGAACACGCCCTCGTTGGCGCCCGCGTCGATGCCGTCGAGCTCCGTGAGGAGCTGGTTGACGGTGTTGCGCATCCCGCTGTGCGCGGTGCGGCTGCGCTTGGCACCGAGGGCGTCCAGCTCGTCGAGGAAGAGGACGCAGGGGGCCTGACGGCGGGCCGTCTCGAACACCTCGTGCATGTTGCGCTCGGAGTTGCCCATCCACATGTCGAGCACGTCGTTGATCGATATGGAGAGGAAGTTGGCGCCGAGTTCGCCCGCGACGGCGCGGGCCATGAAGGTCTTGCCGCAGCCGGGCGGGCCGTAGAGCAGGAGCCCGCCGCGCAGGCTCTTGCCGTACAGCTTGCGCAGCTCGGGGTTGCGCAGCGGCGCGAGGAACGCGGCCTCCAGGCGGTCCTTGACATCCTGCATGCCGCCGACGTCGGCGAGCCGCACGCCGTGGGGCGTCTCGACCTCCCAGGCGGAGGCGGCACCGGCGTCGCCGCTCCCGTCGGCGGTCTGCGGCGCCTCCGGGGACGGTGGTGCCTCGGGGGCCGGTGGGCTTTCGACGAAACGGGGCGGGATGACGTCACCGACCTGGTCCTCGGCGGCCTTCCAGTTGAACCCGGCGGGCGGCGGCGGCACTTCGGTCACCGGCTGCACTTCGGGCACCGACGGCACTTCGGGCACCGACGGCCGCGGCGCCCCCATCGCCCGCGCCATCACCTCCCGCGCCTGCGCGTCACCCGGCGCGTGCTGAAGGGCGACGGCGGTCTCGGCGACCGCCTCGTCGTGATGCCCGCCCGCGATGAGGAGCTCCGCGAGATGCAGCCGCAACGGCACGTCGTCGGGAGCGCCCGCGACGGCTGTGCGCAGGCTCTGGATCAGGGGCGAGTGATCGGGCATGGCACGAGGATAAGGGGGCGTGCGAGTGGTGCTCGAACGGTGATTCGTGCAGAGAGCGGCCCGCCCACCCCACCCGATCGAGGTCAGGTGGGGCAGGCGGGCCAGGGTCCGGCGCGCGGTCAGCCGAGCAGCTCCACCTCCGCGAGCGTCAGCGAACCCGTGCTGCCCGTGCCGCCCTTCGGCACCAGGCGGTAGTGCCCGTACGCGCCCGGATGGGCGATCGTGAAGGCGCGGGTCTGCTGGTCCCAGGTGAAGGACTCACCCGAGCGCTTGTCCAGGTCCCGCCATTTCTTGCCGTCCGCGGAACCCTGGAGCACCCAGTCGCGCGGCGCCTTCGCCTTGTCGGCGGGGGACGTCAGCGTGTACTGGACGGCCTTCGTCTTCCCGGCCACCGGCAGGGTCACCGCCGCGTCCGAAGTCGCCTCCGTCGCCGACGAGTCGTCGAAGAGCGCGCCGTCACCCTTGAGGGCGTCCTTCCTCGGCGACGGGACCTTGTCGTCCTTCGTGATCGACGCAGGCTGCGCGTTCTTGCCGCTGCCCCACGCAAAGGGCTTGGGGCCCATGTCGAACTCCAGGACCCCGCCGCGGGCCACGACGTCGTGCGGGAGCGCCGTCGACTTCCACGCCTTGCCGTTGACCTTGAGGCCCTGCACGTACACGTTCTTCGCGCTGTTCCCCGGTGCCTTCACGACCAGGTCGCGGCCGTTGTCGAGGTGCAGCGTCATCTTCGTGAACTGCGGCGACCCGATGGCGTACTCGCCGCTGCCCATCACCAGGGGGTAGAAGCCGAGCGACGAGAAGAGGTACCAGCCGGACTGCTCGCCGTTGTCCTCGTCACCGTGGTAGCCCTGCCCGATCTCGCTGCCCGTGTAGAGGCGGGAGAGGACCTCGCGGACCTTCTCCTGCGTCTTCCACGGCTGCCCGGCCGCGTCGTACATGTACGCGGCGTGGTGGGCCACCTGGTTGGAGTGGCCGTACATCCCCATACGTACGTCACGCGCCTCCGTCATCTCGTGGATGACGCCTCCGTAGGAGCCCGCGAACTCGGCGGAACCCGTCTCCGGAGTGGCGAAGTACGTGTCGAGCTTCTCGCCGAGACCCTTGCGGCCGCCGTACAGGTTCGCCAGACCGCGCGAGTCCTGCGGCGCGGTGAAGGCGTACCCCCAGGCGTTGGTCTCCGTGTAATCGTGGCCCCACACGCGCGGGTCGAACTTCTCCGACGGCACGCGCCAGACGCCTTTGGTGTCCTTGCCCTGGAAGAAGCCGGGGTCGGTGCCCGCGCCGGCCGCCTTGGAGTCGAAGAGGTTCACGTAGTCACGGGCACGGTTGAGGAAGTATTCCGACTCCTCCTTGTAGTGCTTCTTGCCCGTCTTCTTGTAGAGGGCCGCTCCCATCCGGGAGATCCCGTAGTCATTGAGGTAACCCTCCAGGGCCCACGACAGGCCCTCGTGGGTCTCGCTGGGCGTGTAGCCGAGGAACGGCGATGTCTTCATGCCCTTGCGGCCGACGCCCGAGGTCGGCGGGACCACGGTCGCGTTCTTCAACGCGGCGTCGTACGCGGCCTCCGCGTCGAACTTCACGCCCTTGGTGTACGCGTCGGCGAACGCCACGTCGGACGACGTGCCCGTCATCAGGTCGGCGGCACCGGGCGACGACCAGCGCGAGGTCCAGCCGCCGTCCTTGTAGTGCTGCACGAAACCGTCGACCAGTTCACCCGCCTTCTCCGGCGTGAGCAGCGAGTACGCCGGCCACGTCGTGCGGTACGTGTCCCAGAAGCCGTTGTTCACGTACGGCTTGCCCTCGACGATCTTCGCGCCGGTGTGGGTCGGGGTGTCCGGTCCCGTCTGGGGCGAGAACGGGGAGGCGTACTTGTACGTGGCCTTGCCGCCCTTCGACCCGACCCTCTCGAACCCGGAGTTGGGGTACAGGTACAGGCGGTACAAGCTGGAGTACAGCGTCGTGCGCTGGCCCTCGCTCGCGCCCTCGACCTCCACCTTGCCGAGGATGTCGTCCCACTGCTTCTGCGCGCGGTTCCTCACGCGGTCGAACGACGTGCCCTGCGGTATCTCGTCGGCGAGGTTCGCCTTCGCCTGGTCGAGGCTGATGAGGGACGTCGCGAGCCGCAGGTTGACCGTGCGGTCCTTGCCGGGCTCGAAGCGCAGGTAGCCCGTGACGTCGCCGCCACCGCCGCCCTCCAGCTTGCCGCCCGCGGTGACGGGGGAGTCGAAGGTGCCGTAGACGAAGAGGCGCGTGGCGCCCGCCGACAGGCCGGACTTGACATCCGAGAAACCGGAGACGATGCCCTTCTCCTTGTCGAGGGTCAGGCCGCCCTTCTCCGACACGTTGTCGAAGATGACGCTCGCGTCGTCACCGGGATAGGTGAACCGCATCATCGCCGCGTGGTCGGTCGGCGCCATCTCGGCCTTCAGGCCGTTCTCGAACGTCACGCCGTAGTAGTGCGGGCGCGCCGTCTCCTTCTCGTGCCGGAACGGCAGCGCACGCTTCGTGCGGGACGCGCTCGGGGTGTCCTTGTCGACGGACGGCATCATCTGGAACGTCTGCCGGTCGCCCATCCACGGGCTCGGCTCGTGGCTCGCGCTGAATGCCTGCATTGTCGGCAGGTTGTCGTCGTTGTTGCCGCGCGCGTAGTCGTACAGCCAGCTCAGGGAGCCCGCGTTGGTCACCGGGGTCCAGAAGTTGAAGCCGTGCGGGACCGCGGTGGCGGGGAAGTTG from the Streptomyces venezuelae genome contains:
- a CDS encoding GH92 family glycosyl hydrolase, giving the protein MPNSARRPGSRQHRPPGQGPRTAVAAGTLAIALVVAAQGAAVAGPERAPRADREFSSSFENGQALPDWLSTVETGPDGKKKSAGVNGEFGSGLPGSVNDHVTEVRASGENAGSGEVAANLVDGEATSKWLTFAKDGWAEFDLDEPAKVVTYALTSANDHAERDPKDWTLKGSTDGRTWTVLDERKGEVFDGRHKTKKYDFAKPDDAKAYSHFRLDVTANNGASDALQLADVQLSVGGTQAPGPEDMLSLVDRGPSGSPTAKARAGFTGKHALRYAGSHKADGRGYSYNKVFDVNVKVERDTELGYRVFPSMAEGDLDYAATNVSVDLAFTDGTYLSELRAVDQHGFPLTPQGQGNSKVLYVNQWNNVASRIGQVARGKTVDRVLVAYDSPKGPAKFRGWVDDVSLREKAPAKPKAHPSDYADTRRGTNSSGGFSRGNNFPATAVPHGFNFWTPVTNAGSLSWLYDYARGNNDDNLPTMQAFSASHEPSPWMGDRQTFQMMPSVDKDTPSASRTKRALPFRHEKETARPHYYGVTFENGLKAEMAPTDHAAMMRFTYPGDDASVIFDNVSEKGGLTLDKEKGIVSGFSDVKSGLSAGATRLFVYGTFDSPVTAGGKLEGGGGGDVTGYLRFEPGKDRTVNLRLATSLISLDQAKANLADEIPQGTSFDRVRNRAQKQWDDILGKVEVEGASEGQRTTLYSSLYRLYLYPNSGFERVGSKGGKATYKYASPFSPQTGPDTPTHTGAKIVEGKPYVNNGFWDTYRTTWPAYSLLTPEKAGELVDGFVQHYKDGGWTSRWSSPGAADLMTGTSSDVAFADAYTKGVKFDAEAAYDAALKNATVVPPTSGVGRKGMKTSPFLGYTPSETHEGLSWALEGYLNDYGISRMGAALYKKTGKKHYKEESEYFLNRARDYVNLFDSKAAGAGTDPGFFQGKDTKGVWRVPSEKFDPRVWGHDYTETNAWGYAFTAPQDSRGLANLYGGRKGLGEKLDTYFATPETGSAEFAGSYGGVIHEMTEARDVRMGMYGHSNQVAHHAAYMYDAAGQPWKTQEKVREVLSRLYTGSEIGQGYHGDEDNGEQSGWYLFSSLGFYPLVMGSGEYAIGSPQFTKMTLHLDNGRDLVVKAPGNSAKNVYVQGLKVNGKAWKSTALPHDVVARGGVLEFDMGPKPFAWGSGKNAQPASITKDDKVPSPRKDALKGDGALFDDSSATEATSDAAVTLPVAGKTKAVQYTLTSPADKAKAPRDWVLQGSADGKKWRDLDKRSGESFTWDQQTRAFTIAHPGAYGHYRLVPKGGTGSTGSLTLAEVELLG